Proteins encoded in a region of the Catenulispora sp. EB89 genome:
- a CDS encoding cytochrome P450, with protein sequence MSVLDGGGDPAAGRMLVVTDPPRHTDLRGILARHFSPRALRSLEPAIAGTVDMLLDDVIGRGECDFVSQVAEKLPVKVICELLGVPQQDQDWMIERTTTAFAGGSATEPLQARIAYGEIMLYYSRLARDRRSEPREDLISVLAAARIEGRELTAAELALNCVNLVIGGNETTRYAAASAVLAFALHPEQFRLVQDGTASVSEAVDEVLRWATPAQHVMRTVRDETLLGDSCLRPGDAVTVWLAAANRDPEVFPDPARFDVTRSAKRNLTFGTGVHTCLGIHLALLELRILIARLAHRVDRIALAGSGRWLESNFLSGLTGLPVVLEPRVA encoded by the coding sequence TTGAGCGTCCTGGACGGCGGAGGGGATCCGGCTGCGGGCCGCATGCTGGTCGTCACGGATCCGCCTCGGCACACCGACCTGCGCGGCATCCTGGCCCGGCACTTCAGTCCCCGAGCACTGCGATCGCTCGAACCCGCGATCGCCGGCACCGTGGACATGCTGCTCGACGACGTCATAGGCCGTGGCGAATGCGACTTCGTGAGCCAGGTCGCCGAAAAGCTTCCCGTGAAGGTCATCTGCGAGTTGCTGGGGGTGCCGCAGCAGGATCAGGACTGGATGATCGAGCGAACGACGACCGCATTCGCCGGCGGCTCGGCCACCGAGCCGCTCCAGGCGCGGATCGCGTACGGCGAGATCATGCTCTACTACAGCCGACTGGCCCGGGACCGGCGCTCCGAACCACGCGAGGACCTGATCAGCGTGCTGGCCGCCGCCCGAATCGAGGGGCGTGAGCTGACCGCTGCGGAGCTGGCCCTGAATTGCGTCAACCTGGTCATCGGCGGAAACGAGACCACTCGCTACGCCGCGGCGAGCGCGGTGTTGGCCTTCGCCCTGCACCCCGAGCAGTTCCGGCTCGTGCAGGACGGGACGGCCAGTGTGTCCGAAGCGGTGGACGAGGTACTCCGGTGGGCCACGCCTGCTCAACACGTCATGCGCACCGTGCGCGACGAAACGCTACTTGGCGACAGCTGCCTGCGCCCAGGTGATGCGGTCACAGTCTGGCTGGCCGCGGCCAACCGGGACCCCGAGGTGTTTCCTGATCCTGCGCGCTTCGACGTGACCCGGTCGGCGAAGCGGAATCTCACCTTCGGGACCGGTGTCCATACCTGCCTCGGCATCCACCTCGCGCTGCTGGAGCTGCGGATCCTGATTGCACGGCTGGCGCACCGTGTCGACCGGATCGCCCTTGCCGGATCCGGTCGATGGCTCGAGTCGAACTTCCTGTCCGGTCTGACCGGGCTACCCGTCGTCCTCGAGCCCCGAGTCGCCTGA
- a CDS encoding amino acid adenylation domain-containing protein translates to MQTVPAAFALHAQSKPAAPAVRGTEYSITYAALEKQADSVAIALAELGVVAGDFVGLAVRGSAELVAGMLGVLKTGAAYVPLDPGYPADRIQAMCQDTHVSLIIAEPATAAPFRSDGRRTVMIHDLVAAGDGGLPWTRDQATSDSLAYVMFTSGTSGRPKGVAVSHRNILRLAHGLPFLDLGPGSVVLQFAALGFDAATFEIWAPLLNGGCVAFPESGTTALDLTEQIPLLGADTMFLTTALFNELVDVDPGAVAGLKQLLFGGEAASAERVERLLNIRQRDSRLVHCYGPTETTTFATCAVLPAGAVRNGAAVPIGREIGGTSLRLYDDGLEPSSPGETAQLYIGGSGVAHGYLGRPGLTAERFVPDPSAEAYGARLYRTGDSVRRGPGGALEFVGRLDRQIKVRGFRVEPGEVEYALRTDPGIRDAVVTGRVDASGFTQLVAFFIAAGDEPTAPEEIKKRLERRLPSYMIPTRLFAVDRFPLTATGKTDMDRLLGQASGRGAVFEALRPPSTNTEKVLADIWCDVLGLSEVGVDDNFFSLGGDSILCIGVVTQAEERGLVFSLVDLFRNQTIGELAEVADAAAG, encoded by the coding sequence ATGCAGACTGTACCGGCGGCGTTCGCCTTACATGCGCAGTCGAAGCCCGCAGCTCCGGCTGTGCGCGGCACCGAGTACAGCATCACCTATGCGGCGTTGGAGAAGCAGGCCGATAGCGTCGCGATCGCACTCGCCGAGCTTGGAGTCGTGGCCGGGGATTTCGTGGGCCTGGCGGTGCGCGGATCTGCCGAACTCGTGGCCGGGATGCTGGGTGTTTTGAAGACGGGAGCGGCGTACGTTCCACTGGATCCCGGGTATCCGGCCGATCGGATACAAGCGATGTGCCAGGACACACACGTGTCGCTCATCATCGCGGAACCGGCGACCGCCGCGCCGTTCAGGTCCGACGGCCGACGCACGGTGATGATCCACGATCTGGTCGCCGCCGGCGATGGTGGCCTCCCTTGGACTCGTGACCAGGCGACCAGCGATTCCCTGGCCTACGTGATGTTCACCTCGGGAACAAGCGGCCGGCCTAAAGGGGTGGCCGTGTCTCATCGAAACATCCTGCGGCTCGCCCATGGTCTGCCGTTTCTGGACCTCGGTCCAGGGTCCGTGGTCCTGCAATTCGCGGCGCTCGGATTCGACGCTGCCACGTTTGAGATCTGGGCACCGCTTCTGAACGGAGGATGTGTCGCCTTCCCTGAAAGCGGGACCACTGCGTTGGATCTGACCGAGCAGATCCCGCTTCTGGGAGCGGACACCATGTTTCTCACCACTGCCCTGTTCAATGAACTGGTCGACGTTGATCCCGGCGCGGTGGCGGGGTTGAAGCAGCTGCTGTTCGGAGGGGAAGCGGCATCGGCAGAGCGCGTCGAGCGTCTTTTGAACATCCGGCAGCGGGATTCGCGGCTCGTCCACTGCTATGGCCCGACGGAGACGACTACCTTCGCGACCTGCGCGGTCCTACCGGCGGGAGCGGTGCGGAACGGCGCCGCCGTTCCGATCGGACGCGAGATCGGTGGCACAAGCCTGCGGCTCTACGACGACGGTCTCGAACCATCGTCCCCGGGTGAGACGGCGCAGCTGTACATCGGCGGCAGCGGTGTCGCTCACGGTTACCTGGGCCGTCCGGGGCTGACGGCGGAGCGTTTCGTTCCGGATCCCTCCGCCGAGGCCTACGGTGCACGGCTGTACCGGACCGGGGACAGCGTTCGGCGCGGTCCGGGCGGGGCCCTGGAGTTCGTGGGCAGGCTCGACCGTCAGATCAAGGTGCGCGGTTTCCGCGTAGAGCCGGGCGAGGTGGAATACGCGTTGCGTACCGATCCCGGGATACGGGACGCGGTGGTCACGGGACGCGTGGACGCTTCCGGCTTCACCCAGCTGGTGGCCTTCTTCATAGCCGCGGGCGACGAGCCCACGGCGCCGGAGGAGATCAAGAAGCGTCTGGAACGGAGGCTGCCTTCGTACATGATTCCGACGCGGCTCTTCGCGGTCGACCGGTTCCCCCTGACGGCCACCGGGAAGACGGACATGGACAGGCTCCTGGGGCAGGCATCAGGCCGCGGTGCCGTCTTCGAGGCACTGCGCCCGCCGTCCACCAACACGGAGAAGGTCCTGGCCGATATCTGGTGCGATGTGCTCGGGTTGTCCGAGGTGGGAGTCGATGACAACTTCTTCAGCCTCGGCGGCGACTCGATCCTATGCATCGGTGTCGTGACCCAGGCCGAGGAGCGCGGGCTGGTGTTCTCCCTGGTCGATCTCTTCCGCAACCAGACGATCGGCGAACTGGCGGAAGTGGCCGACGCGGCAGCCGGCTGA